In the Sorghum bicolor cultivar BTx623 chromosome 4, Sorghum_bicolor_NCBIv3, whole genome shotgun sequence genome, gccaccgccaccaccaggcCATTGGTTGACGCCATCGACGCCATGCCCTCGTCCTCCACCTCCGCCACGACCAGGACCAGCACCGCCCGGAGATGTCGTACACGTTCCCCACGCAGCCCATCGTGGCACCGGCGAAGAAGAAGGACacacgcaaggacgccgccgacGCTGCCGTGAAGCACTGCAACCCGCTGTCGTCGACAGAGCACGGGAGGGCGGCCGTCGCCGTCGACGGCGACAGGGGCAGCCAGTACGCGCTCAAGTGGGCCGCCGACAACATCCTCTCCCGCGCCCGGCCGTTCTTCCTCATCCACGTCCGCCGCAAACCCACCTTCCTCCAGGGTCCCGGTACGTAATTAGCACTTAGCAGGAAGGAGAAAGATCTGGTTCTTGATCAATTAGTGAAATCCCAATCGTGACGCGATGCTACGCAAACATGATTTGATTAtttgaggggggggggggggatcaaTTGTTCAGAAATGCAATCTTGATTCCATCCATCATCAGTCAGACGTGTTGCTGAATGCCTGAATTTCTGATTACCATGTGTTCAGGTGGCAAGCAGTTCGCCATATCACACGTACAGGATGACATTCCGGCCGATTTGCATGCTCAGTTGGATCTTCAGGCTAAAGATCTGATGATCCCCTTCCAGTGTTTCTGCAGCAGGAGAGGGGTATGCACCCTCACCACCTTACCTTCCCTTCTAATGGAACACAATGTTCAGTTATGTAACTAAGCCTGCGTGGCCTCGGCGACTGGGGGGTGCAGCTCGCGCATGTATTTGGATGTTTGCTTCCTCTCTTATTAATGAATCAAAGCCGGTAATAccggatctttcaaaaaaaaaaaggggggggcGGAGGCAATGCAGATGTTGATTAACCACTTGTTTAAATAATATTGGCAAGGATCGTTGCTTTATACATTATGATTAAGTGCCCTTTCTTTGATCTCTTCTACATAAACATTACGATTTGGTACCATAATTACCTTTTTGTCtgacttactttaatatctACAGTTGCAATGCAGGGAAATTGTCCTGGATGGAACAGATGTGTCGAAAGCGATTGTTGATTTTGTTGTGAGTAACAAGGTCGATAAGGTAGTACTGGGGGCAGCATCCAGGAATGCATTTACAAGGTAGTGTGGTGTAAAATCTTAAACAAACCGTGCACACAATTCCATTTCttatgttccaaaaaaaaaacaattccatttctcaaatgatTCCAGTATATATCATGCTTGGAACAAAATTGTCCAACTTCAATGAGTGAGTGTGTCATTCCCTTACTTTTTCCAGAACAATATGGAAATTGGATGTGCCAACATCTGTCACAAAATCTGCGCCGAGCTACTGTTCAGTGTATGTGATAGCGAAAGGAAAGATTTCTTCTTTTAGGCCTGCCACTTATGCAAATGATACAGGCAAAGAAGATTTGAAATCTGATCTGCCTAAACACAATCTTCCAAGGTGAGAGTTCAAGTTTTTCTTTCCACCTGCAGAAATGATCATCTTTGTCAGCTGTAGGCTCTTGTTGCAAATTTTCAACCGTACATAAACACAgtgagcttcctcaccaccatGTCAGCATTGTCTCCTGGACAATATTTGCACTACCACATCTATCCGCAATTTGTTTAGATTTGCACTGATAAGTTATTTGAACTATTTGTCCGCTtcaattcttttttttaaagaaaatttGTCCTCTTCAATtccatcataacatgactcctctgtgttttttttgtttttgtacaTGTTGCTAGTTTCTGTTTCTTTCACAACATTTGAACTCTGCTCTGGCCTATACCAGTACGTGCTCTGATGCCCATTTATGCCAGTTCTGATGAATCAACAGAAGGTGGAAGCTTCACGTCATCAGATCAACAACGGCACAGCGACGACTCTTCATCTGTACAAACAGCATCTTCATGCCCAAGTGGATTCCTAAACGACGTTGATCAACATGGCTATCATTTGTCTCCAGAATATTCTCGGCCATATAGACATCCATTGCTTTCTCTGAATACGGACAATGAACAAGCATCTCATGCTCCACGTAGACGATTCCTGGGATTTGATGACTCAAGCCTCAAGGATAGCACTCTAAATCCTGGATACAATGTGTACAGTCCACTGTCTCCAACGGCAAGTGAAGAATGCACTGAATCAAATTACCACCATCTAACACTATGCTCTCAACACTTCCACATGCTATCTGTTGTTTTGAAGATCCATTCATTTGCAAAAATGTTATTGCGACATATACACGTGGGCTTACCTACAGCATATATATGATCTGCAGAAAGATGATGAAGACGAACTAAGTCTCTTTAGGATCGAACGGAAGCAAAAGAATGGCGATATGCTTCCACGGAATAATTACGCAGAGGTATTGTTGGTACCTTGTGCTTgctgattattattattacttacACTGTAAAATGATTGTGGTTACAATTCTGAATCTAAACTAAATCTGAATCGATCATTTTGGACCACAGCTACCTATTTGGGCCCGATTGTGTGATTGAAAATTCATGTGCATGTTTTTGAACAGGAACACAAGGAGATGGCCAGAAACCCAAAAGGCTCTTCCATCCCTCCATCTCACAGAAACAAaccagaggcagaggcagaagcATGTTCTCAGTCAGCAATTGGACCAAAGCATAAACTCCTGACCCTCGACCCTCCACCTCGTGACGCTCAACGTGGAGAAAGGATTACAGAGGAGTTTAAAGATCATGATTCGCAGGAAGTCATTCACCCGTTCTTGAGACGCTGGCCACCGATTAGCTCGCCTAGAGACGACACCATGAACGGGTCTACTCCGGAAGAGACTCGCAAGCTTGACCTCAAGCTTAAAGCCTTGCCAAGGCCAATTGAGACTAAAAGGATGCTAGAGTGCCTGCCTACTAGGCTCGAGTGCAGAATATTTACCGCAGACGATATCACGAACGCGACTAATCATTTCGCCGACGAGCTGAAGATTGGGGAAGGAGGTTATGGACCTGTCTACAAGGCCACACTTGACAACACTCTTGTTGCCATCAAGATCCTCTATTCTAATATAACTCAGGGACTCAAGCAGTTCCGACAGGAGGTATATATATTACAAGCCTGTTGCATACACGATTGGTTTCACATTTATATGAAGAAAATGTGATGAATAATCTTTTCATCATTCGTCAGGTTGAGCTGCTGAACAACATTCGTCACCGGAACATGGTGCACCTGGTCGGAGCGTGCCCGGAGTACGGGTGCCTGGTGTACGAGTACATGCCGAACGGCAGCCTGGAGGAGCGGCTCTTCTGCCACTCCGGCACGCCGCCGCTGCCATGGCAGCTCCGGTTCAGGATCGCCGTGGAGATCGCGAGCGGCCTGCTGTACCTGCACAAGATGAAGCCCGAGGCGTTCGTGCACCGCGACCTCAAGCCGGGCAACATCCTCCTTGACGGCAACTTCGTGACCAAGATCGGCGACGTCGGGCTGGCGCGCATCATCCCGCGGTCCATGGACGGCGCCGCGGCGACGACGCAGTACCgggagacggcggcggcgggcaccTTCTGCTACATCGACCCGGAGTACCAGAAGACGGGGCTGGTGTGCACCAAGTCCGACGTGTACGCGCTGGGCGTCATCTTCCTGCAGATGGTCACCGCCAGGGAGGCCATGGGGCTGGCGTACGCCGTCTCCGACGCGCTGGAGGAAGGCACGTTCGCCGACCTCCTGGACGGCAAAGTGACCGGCTGGCCCGTGCAGGAGGCGCAGGCGTTCGCCGAGATCGCGCTCAAGTGCTGCGAGATGCGGCGCAGGGACCGGCCGGACCTGGAGACCGTCGTCATGCCCGAGCTCATCCGGCTGCACCGGCTCGTCTCGCCGTCGGaatattcttcttcttcttcctcacttcctccttccatggatcaagCTCATCACCGTTCAGCAAGTGACAAGGTAAAGCTAGCTAATCAGCACCACCATTTCCTTCTCCGGCACAAGCTGATCTCGAGATCATGCTATCAACTAGCAGGGGTACTATATGTTAAAGTTTGTGATTACTGCAGGAATTGTGTTTGGATAATGACCTGGTTGACATTCTGAGTGACGGGAAATTGAAGGGAGGAGCATCGTTCGCAATATAAACGTGACGATCGAGGACCAGAAGTAGGTCTAATTGTCTATATGTGCCTTACACTGGAATCTGCTGTTGTTCTATAAATCTTCTGTAAACATATACCGCCTTAGCCTGGAAGTTTTTTCGGTGACTAAAGTATGAATGTCTGGCCATTTTATTCTGGAAATGTGTAAAGAagaacaagttttttttttgtttttttgtgaaTCAGGAGAGGAGGGGTTGCCCCCTGCTCCTGTGTCTCTCTTGTTTGTCAGTTCAACGCAGATTCTTTTGTTGGTGGGTACGATGGAAGATACTTTTTGTAAGGAGCTAGTACCTGAGAAAATATGATGGTAAAGCTTCCCATGCatatagtaaaaagaaaatgttGTATTTTTGGTGTGCTTTCTTCGTGAAAGGGACATGCCATGCCCCTCCTTGTAAACAAGGAGTATGTTCAGTGAACACTATGGTTCACTGAACCACAGTCCGGCGGTCCGCGTGCACCGGCTTCGACTGAGAGCCAGCCTTGCCATGCACTCTCATCTCCAAATGACCGTTTTCATGTTTGATGCACACATGGATTGTAGGAATTTCTGCATTGGGATGAATGGTTATAGACGATAAGAACATATCTGACAGTTTTTCTAAACTCACTCTCTAGATCCTTATTTTGAAGAGTCAttctaataaaaaaaacataaatccTTATGAGTCATTCTAGTTAAAACAGCTTCTACATCTCTACTCTTCTGCGTTTTTATCTTTGACGAACAAGAAACCAAGAATCGTTTTCTTTGACCAGCAAAAAATCAAGAAGAGATCCagatgaaaaaaataataatgttGAAGAAAAAATCCACTAAAGTCTTTATTCCTATCAAAACTTCGGCTGCAAAATCGGCTAATTGCATCTGTTGCATGCAATGATTTGAGATGTCGAATGGAGCAACTATTTTTGGATGACTAGTGgagctaaactattttagctttttTAAAGTCATTGTGTTCAGAAGTTTAGTTACTAATTAATAAAGTAACTAAAGTTTCGCTAGCTAAAATGTAGCAAGAAGAACCAAATAGCCCTAATATTAATCAACGCATCACAATCACAACCAAAAAAAACATCCAAGTGACATATTTAGACGTCATTTCTTTTCCAGCCTTCGTTGAGCTGAAAAGCAAAAAAGGAAGATTCAATCATGGTCCATAGACTGCAGTCCATAGACCAAGCAGCAAGCACTCGTTCAATCATGAATGCCTTGCCATGTAGTACACTGTCAGTGCACTGGAATGGCAAACAGGTGCAACACAGAAACggaggatctcaaacagaacaCCAGCGAACCCATGCAACACAGAAACggaggatctcaaacagaacaCCAGCGAACCCACAAATGCAGCAGTAGACAGAGAAGCATGAGTCAATATAACATTAATTAAGGCAGACGTTCTGCACCTTAAACATCATTCCTCCCATTCCCAACAAGAGTCAGCAAGAAAATGCAAATCCACCGAAGATACAGCACAACCATTTTACTGACAAGACATGGTTAGCTCGGATTCGTCAACGTCCATACCAAGCCTGCTTCATCCCACAGACACAGGTGCAGTCCTGATCCAGCCTGATAATCATCCTTCTTCAGAGCAGCCACACGCCACAGAATTCATGATGCCCCAAGCTGACCGAACAGTGCAGCCTATTGATGCTCTAAGATTAAAATGGACGGTACAGATGATAGCACTGTAACCTATTATGGAGCAAATGTAGAAAacggaaaaggaaaaagaagttGCCCGATAACATAACCTACTGTCATTGCGAAGGAAAGTTTCAATGAAGATGTGTAAGTCAAATACTTCAGTGAAATTTCCAATGAAGAATCAATGCAATGATCTGCAACGAAAGAATGGGACCAAATATGCTCCCTACAAAGAAAATGGTAAGAGCTTGCAGTTCCTTAATGCCACAGGTCCATGCAGAAACCAGAAGGCATGGAAGGCCGCTTTTTGCTATATATCCTCTCCGAGAAGCTGTCAACAAGCTGGCCAGAAAGACTGACAGGGTCATCAATAAGAGTATCCACATAGACACTAACTATCTTTCTCTCTTGCAGGGTGGCACGCAAGCTAAACCATGTAAGGAACTTCACCCTGAAGTTTGTCTCAATATAGCCCTCACACTCCAGCCACCTAACCACCTTTACACAGTACTCATAGGACACTTCAGAGGAATTATCCTTGTGGCCAAGGTCCTCCATTTTACCAGATGTTCTTTTGTTTGACGAATTGCCCGGTTCCCTTTCAGGCTTTGAAGAGCCATTATGAACAACGTTGTCACAAGGTTTGGGTTTGAAGCCCCTTCCACCATTCTCCTTGCAGTTTTCCACACCTCTTGTTGCAATGGGTGGCACAGAACCAGCATATCGAGGTCCAACAATCATCAACTCATTTCCAGCCAGTACATTAGATGTATCCTGTGATCTAGGAACTACAGCTCTTTGATTGTGTTCTAGTGAGTTTGACTCTCTGAGAAGCAATGTTTGAACACAAGCATTGGGTTCCTCATCCAAGGCTGAGGCTGAGAGCCCAGGCGCTTCTTCCAGCTCAGTGACTTCTGTTATCCTATCTGCAGCTATCTGTATATTTTGCAAGTCATCAATGCGTTCACTGGGGTGATGAGACGCTTTATCTGAATCTAGGATCTCAGGATTTTCGCAGTACTCAAAATCACTTTCAGGGGACTTGTTTAGATCAGCATAAACAGCAGTATTATTGTTTGAGTCAACACCCTCTGAGGAAGGATCAGACTGGCCATCACTGTTTGCCTTTGGGCTCTCACTATTTTGTCCTAGTCCAGTACCACCTGGCATTGAACCCCTTGGATCATCCTTTTGACAGCTTGTCTTCGTTCTAATTTCCCATGACCCCAACTCGATTGAATTCTTGAAAGCAATAACCTTAAAGATATAGCTTGTAGCCGGTGCAAGCCCAGTGACAGGTAATTTTTTCGATGGCGCAAGTATTATGCCACTCGGATTTGACAGGTACGATTCAGTAACAGCCACTCGGTGCCAGATATTAAACGAAGTtgcctcttgggcaagcatagGACAGTGAACcaaatccaaaaataccacaacagATGTTGGGGTTATAGCTTCAAACTTTACAAAGTTTGGTGGTATCATAGATGGTCCTGAAAATGGAAACATGGATCAATTAGTCAAATTCCATTTGTATATGTGAACATAAAAAATGCAGGGTACAAAACATACGCTGAATTCTTGAACTAGCAGGAGATACATCCGAGAACAATGATTCCATAGCATCTATTGCTTGAGCACAAAGTTTCTGAACTTCAGCACCAACAGTAAGTCGACTAACAATTCCACGGCTCATATTCGGAGCTCCAGATATAGGACCGACCTCAGCCTCCAGTTTCTTCAATGCTGTATCAACAATCTCATGCAATACCAAGTACTTCTCTGTGGAGATGAGGATCTTGTGACTGAGATAAATCCGATGACACAATACATCCAATCGCCGAGCATCTTTTGCTGTCACCAGTTGTTTCTTCCAGGACCTGAGAAATGAGAAAGGAAATTTAATAGTCACGTGCTAGCTCAGCATGTTAACAATACCAAATGGCTCTGCCGATTAACAATTCATGCATTCCAATCAAAAGAACAGACTGTTTATCAGTGCTACCTAAACTAGAGCTAAGATACCTCAAGAAGATATAAAAACTAGAAAATTAAATAGGGTTCAGGACCTGTTTTCATAGTCTGCTACCTAAAATACTCGTAGCATAAAACTGCCTGTCCCGACAAACAAATCTTACTCCAGAGGGGGGGAACTGGATGAATTGATCATTCAACCAGGTAGAATAGAGTATCCACACCAATAGCTCATTGCACAAAGTTAAAGCATGACAGTTTGAAATATCTAAAACTTGTTTCTCTACC is a window encoding:
- the LOC8074646 gene encoding VIN3-like protein 2 isoform X1, which gives rise to MWWGSAPPAPAPVTLDSRACGGGYAHCGRFARGECGGGRPGGFGAFTSLSGDVRVYGCRLICCCWYPVVVLVPKYLFWDGRKAWDGRWLPPQLLLGGYCCGTVIDPAKCRLMSVDEKRELVRDLSKSPESAPDRLVAWTRREIVEILCSDLGRERKYTGLSKQRMLDYLFRVVSGKSSGPVEHVQEKEKGKEKGKEKEKEKESIPEPNTTNHQSPAKRPRKSENPSRLPIITNNSAASDVTGPPNNPRFCQNVACRAILRDKFCRRCSCCICFNYDDNKDPSLWLSCSSDQHLQKDTCGFSCHLECALKDERTGILQSGQCKKLDGGYYCTRCWKQNDLLGSWKKQLVTAKDARRLDVLCHRIYLSHKILISTEKYLVLHEIVDTALKKLEAEVGPISGAPNMSRGIVSRLTVGAEVQKLCAQAIDAMESLFSDVSPASSRIQRPSMIPPNFVKFEAITPTSVVVFLDLVHCPMLAQEATSFNIWHRVAVTESYLSNPSGIILAPSKKLPVTGLAPATSYIFKVIAFKNSIELGSWEIRTKTSCQKDDPRGSMPGGTGLGQNSESPKANSDGQSDPSSEGVDSNNNTAVYADLNKSPESDFEYCENPEILDSDKASHHPSERIDDLQNIQIAADRITEVTELEEAPGLSASALDEEPNACVQTLLLRESNSLEHNQRAVVPRSQDTSNVLAGNELMIVGPRYAGSVPPIATRGVENCKENGGRGFKPKPCDNVVHNGSSKPEREPGNSSNKRTSGKMEDLGHKDNSSEVSYEYCVKVVRWLECEGYIETNFRVKFLTWFSLRATLQERKIVSVYVDTLIDDPVSLSGQLVDSFSERIYSKKRPSMPSGFCMDLWH
- the LOC8074646 gene encoding VIN3-like protein 2 isoform X2, which codes for MDPPRGGTVIDPAKCRLMSVDEKRELVRDLSKSPESAPDRLVAWTRREIVEILCSDLGRERKYTGLSKQRMLDYLFRVVSGKSSGPVEHVQEKEKGKEKGKEKEKEKESIPEPNTTNHQSPAKRPRKSENPSRLPIITNNSAASDVTGPPNNPRFCQNVACRAILRDKFCRRCSCCICFNYDDNKDPSLWLSCSSDQHLQKDTCGFSCHLECALKDERTGILQSGQCKKLDGGYYCTRCWKQNDLLGSWKKQLVTAKDARRLDVLCHRIYLSHKILISTEKYLVLHEIVDTALKKLEAEVGPISGAPNMSRGIVSRLTVGAEVQKLCAQAIDAMESLFSDVSPASSRIQRPSMIPPNFVKFEAITPTSVVVFLDLVHCPMLAQEATSFNIWHRVAVTESYLSNPSGIILAPSKKLPVTGLAPATSYIFKVIAFKNSIELGSWEIRTKTSCQKDDPRGSMPGGTGLGQNSESPKANSDGQSDPSSEGVDSNNNTAVYADLNKSPESDFEYCENPEILDSDKASHHPSERIDDLQNIQIAADRITEVTELEEAPGLSASALDEEPNACVQTLLLRESNSLEHNQRAVVPRSQDTSNVLAGNELMIVGPRYAGSVPPIATRGVENCKENGGRGFKPKPCDNVVHNGSSKPEREPGNSSNKRTSGKMEDLGHKDNSSEVSYEYCVKVVRWLECEGYIETNFRVKFLTWFSLRATLQERKIVSVYVDTLIDDPVSLSGQLVDSFSERIYSKKRPSMPSGFCMDLWH
- the LOC8069976 gene encoding U-box domain-containing protein 52, with the protein product MSYTFPTQPIVAPAKKKDTRKDAADAAVKHCNPLSSTEHGRAAVAVDGDRGSQYALKWAADNILSRARPFFLIHVRRKPTFLQGPGGKQFAISHVQDDIPADLHAQLDLQAKDLMIPFQCFCSRRGLQCREIVLDGTDVSKAIVDFVVSNKVDKVVLGAASRNAFTRTIWKLDVPTSVTKSAPSYCSVYVIAKGKISSFRPATYANDTGKEDLKSDLPKHNLPSSDESTEGGSFTSSDQQRHSDDSSSVQTASSCPSGFLNDVDQHGYHLSPEYSRPYRHPLLSLNTDNEQASHAPRRRFLGFDDSSLKDSTLNPGYNVYSPLSPTKDDEDELSLFRIERKQKNGDMLPRNNYAEEHKEMARNPKGSSIPPSHRNKPEAEAEACSQSAIGPKHKLLTLDPPPRDAQRGERITEEFKDHDSQEVIHPFLRRWPPISSPRDDTMNGSTPEETRKLDLKLKALPRPIETKRMLECLPTRLECRIFTADDITNATNHFADELKIGEGGYGPVYKATLDNTLVAIKILYSNITQGLKQFRQEVELLNNIRHRNMVHLVGACPEYGCLVYEYMPNGSLEERLFCHSGTPPLPWQLRFRIAVEIASGLLYLHKMKPEAFVHRDLKPGNILLDGNFVTKIGDVGLARIIPRSMDGAAATTQYRETAAAGTFCYIDPEYQKTGLVCTKSDVYALGVIFLQMVTAREAMGLAYAVSDALEEGTFADLLDGKVTGWPVQEAQAFAEIALKCCEMRRRDRPDLETVVMPELIRLHRLVSPSEYSSSSSSLPPSMDQAHHRSASDKELCLDNDLVDILSDGKLKGGASFAI